In the genome of Toxoplasma gondii ME49 chromosome Ia, whole genome shotgun sequence, the window AAGATGTTGCGCAGGTTTCTGAAGCGTGTCTGTGTATTTCAGGTCACATCAATGGAGGACTGTATGAATGGAATTTTCTTTATTGAGGACGTGCTGTTCTTGGTGTCAGTAGTATCATTAGTTCTATAAACTTTCTTCGTACATGTGTCTCTATGGAACCGTATGCAGGAGATACGGCGTTGGTGCGATAAGCGAGACAACCGGAATTCCACACGTGTGATGCTACCGATTGGAATCTTTCGTAGACGTTTGTGTTGGTCTAAAGTGTTGGCCGGTGCACGTTCCATGCATCTGACTGAGGAGCAAGACGCGTAGGAACAGCTCCTTCCTTCAGTGTGCCAAACCCAAATGGTAAAAGCTCTCGTCGTGGGGACCACTGAGGTGCAGTCTCTGGTCCAGTAACGGGTATACCTCAGCTCCAGAAACCAGTTCGAATCTCACAAATATTTCCACTGACGGAGCCTCCCTCTCATTCCGACTCCGTGACACACTACTAAACGCGGCACGCGTCGAAGACCAGATTCCAATAACACCTGGTTCCCCGTCGCCAGCTTTTAGGGCTGGCCACGCCCGGGTGATAAGTAGATGAGCGTGTTGGCTTGCAACACAGAGGCACCTGACACTGCACAAAGGGATCAAACTCAGAAGGATGCTCATATATCACACATGCTCGCATATAACGGCCAGACAGACATACATAAATATCGGAACTTCACCCTCTAAACGTCACACCACGAGGACATGCGTGTGTGTAAAATGTGTATTTCGCCACCCACTGTCACGTGGCACGGCGGCCGCTACCTTCTGTTTGTTAGTTGTGTGGGGGTGTCGAACCTAGCCGTCTGTCGAGGTTGTGCTTCCAGGCAGTCTCATGCACCGATGCCGGATAAAACTGGATAGAGACAAGACTAACCGCGTAAGGATTTCTGCAGGCGCAGCATTGTAGGCACACACATCTCCTGTGTCGAACTGGAAACCAGAAAATACAACCATAAAATCGCCACAACCCGGCACCCTCCCCCCCAATAAGGATGGCCCTGTTGTGATGCACGACACGAGACATCACCGGCGTTCTGGAGGGCGAGGTTGTAAAAGACGACCACCACCAGAAGCAGTCGCTGATGTCGAGCCTGGCTCTGACGGCGTCGTGTAGGGTAGCGACTCATGCCGCAGTGGAGCCTCAGTGCCCGACGTCGCAAGAGGTCGGATGGAGACGAGACCGAGCCCCTGCTCGCTCCGAGGCGGGCTAGTGGGCGACGTGTGCAGCGCAGATGGAGCTTCACGGATGGGCCGCTTCTTGAGCGGCAGCGACAGATATCGAGTCAGCTCACGCATAGCAGCAGACGTTGCGGGGTGTGCCAGGGGAGGAGGGGCGGTCAATCGAGAAACCTCCTGAGGGGAGGCCGAGCCCTGAGACAGCGTCGGGTCTTGAGGCGGCCCTCGGCCCTCCGCTGCCGTCGGCGACTGGGGCCCAagcggagagacaagagtCGGGGGCGATGGCAGGGATGCAGCGGATTGAGCTGATAAATAAGGAAGGAGCCGTGCTTTTTTGGAGGGGGGTGCCTCGATCCCGCCAGAGGTACCTTTCGTTTCGGAGGGGGCTGGGCTGCGGTGGAGAGTGCTGGAGCGAACTGGTTCTCGACGTGCTGGTACCTGTTCGCCTGAAGCCTGTGGCGCGCGTTTGACTGTTgttgaagaagacgcagtcACTTGTTGTGATCGGCAGTCACGCTTTTTCTGGGCCTTTTGAGTCGTGGAAGGCTCAAGACGTCGACTGGATGCGACCTCAccgccgtcgccgctgctAGGCGCGTCCAGGCGGAATGCGGCGACAGGTGTTAGCCAAAGTGACCTAGGCACCCGGAGTCCTCCGCCGCTCGAGGAACCTTCACCAGGTTGCTCGGAGCTGCTCGGGGCCAGgtgtttccgtttctcttttcttttgccCGACACACCCGGGCTGGACTGTTCCGCTAACAGAACCACAGCCAAAAGGAATCAAGACGTCACACGGTCCACTATTGTCAGCCGGTACAACTAACTTGTGCGATCTTGACATAGGCAGTTAATTTACAGCCTCAGCGAACTGGCACGTTTATGCGAGCATGAATGGCCAGAAATCAACGACACGGTGCTGCTGTCCTGTCCTGGCAATGCGGGAAGCGGTTCGTCGCCCCGTTGCCGTCACAGATCTGACCCGAAGTCGTCGAGGCCCGCCACCACAGCGATAGTCCCACACCATGTGGACGTGCGATGGCAGACCCGAAAGCTACATGGTCCGTGGCACACTCATACACGGCTAATTTGAAACGTGCCGAGAGCGGCGGCGTAGACTCACCAGTCTCTTCGGAAACCGGCGGTGGGCTTGCCTCATGGGCGCGTGCTGACGAGAGGAGGCTGTGAAGTTCCTGTTCCAGAGCCAACGCCTGAGCTTCTAGTTGCTCGGCCAGCTTCCGCTTTTCGGAACTCCGTCGCTCATACCGGTTTCCTGCTTCAGTTTTCCACACCCTCAGCGTGCTTTCGGACGGCGAAGGTTGTCCGGTACGCACTACACGATGTGCCACCTGGATCGCTACGTACATCTTTTTTCCACAGCCCCATAGCGCTCGTatcttctctgcccttctccgTAAGCTGGCAATGGCGATGTGTGCGAACGTGGCGTCGCCTTCCCCAGGTATCCGTATGCGTGGTCCTGACAACGTCACGAACACACAGACATCGACTTCAGCAGCCGCTGGCCCTGGGTCCCACAGAAATATGCCTGTTAGTTGCAAGGCCTGGCGCCCACACGAGTGGGCTTTTGGATAGACCTGAGGTGTGCTGTTACTGCTGTGGCGAACCAACACAATACAGCTGATATACTGTGTGATAACAAGGCTAAATTGTGTTCGACGACGCCACTAAGGACTATGTAAAACTGGGCATAAACAAGCTCTTGGTCTCTGAATGATCGCGACGTCGTGAGACCATGCCAGACAGAATGGAGCTGTGATGCCGTAAAGTCGGCAACTCTGAAGGAGGGCACCTGCCATCCCAGGTCATACACTCTATCCCGTGAAATGATGCGATGGCTAGAAAAATTCGGGGAACTCACCGCCTGCCATTCCTTCTGCTTGTGCGGCTTGCGAAGGACCAGCAGATTCCGAAGGCGGAGCAGTTGGCTCCTGGGATGTCCGTATCAACACTCCtgccgctgccgcctccttctctaGATTGTCGGCAGCGCGTCTCAAATCCGCGGCCTCCTGGAGGCTGACACATCCGCGATACGAGAACCTGCGTGCCGCTAACGTCATCCATCGCCTTGTTGTATCTGGAGGCGGATTTCTATTATTCTCTTGGAGCATGCGGCACGCAAGGTTGTCCTGTACGAACGCAGCGGCGCTGCGATACTTCTTCTCCCAAGCGTCAGCCTCTTGCCTCATCTTGTCGATGGCAAGTTGCACATAGGTGGTTGCCTCATGCCCTGGCACATCAATATTGCTGCCGAAGAATGTACCACGGAGTGAGCTCATCTGCGCTTCGACTTGAGGCACACTGCTCTCCAATAGCTCAGGTGGCACGGCACTGGCCgccccttcgtctcttggTTCCCGTTTCCGGCGGCCACGACCACGCGCCACTGAAGTCACAAACCACCATGCCGTGCCCGATAACTATTTAAGAAGTGCTGATGTAATGAATGCATACCTCTTTCAGCGAATAAGCTCCGCTGACACAAGAACCTGCGCTACCGattttcttcatctctcaTGCGGCCCATTCGATACCGCGTTCAGCATACCCGATACACATAACGTAGCGAACCACTGGTTCCCCGGATTATCGAATCATCCGTGTTAGTGGGGGTCCTGTGACACTTTCGCAAAGATAGATAGCCATTTTCAAGGCGCTGGCATCGGGCGGCCTCGttccctcccccccccccccacagACGGAAACCTTCTCAAGAGAAAACCAGACGCACCTGGACGCCCCGCCGTAGGGTCTGGCCCTGCGGCTTGTTTAATTGCTTTCTTGCGGGAGGGGGTGCCTTCGACGGGACGAAGGGGTGTCACGGCGCCTGTAGCAATCTGTCTCTCCCATTCAGCTGCCAGAGCCTCAagtttctccgctttttGTTGCCAAAGCGGACTACTGTTATAATAGCGTGCTCTTGCTTGGGTTAACCATTGGTCTATTCGACGATCTGTGGGGTCGACGTTTGTGGACTGCGCCAGACGAACAGCCGCTTGTTGCACAATGAAGGACGTTTTGTCACTCAGTTTTTCCCTTAACTCAGCAGCTTCCTTTTTTAGCTTGCTGAGGCCCACCTGCAGATAGGTGCCGTTGCTACTCCCATGAGTCGAGGTATCggacgcagcagctgcggacGGCACGACACACCAGAGTCGATACTCTTGTCACGCAAATGAATTCTTCAAGCGCCTACACAGATACGCTTCCATTGCTACTAAACGATGGCTGATCATCTGTGGGACTCAGCTGCTCAACGAACACCCTAGGGAGCAGGAACAGATGTCGCTGCTTCGGTCATGGGATGGGCCTCTACGTGGAAAAATCTGTAAAACCACtcgatttctttctttgACAGCGGTGACAAGAAACTCCACCGTTATGGTGTCACTGCTATACAACTGTGCCAGGACCGGCACGCTGTGGTCGTCTGATCAAGGATGTGATTGGGAGATTACCTGGTGTCAGTCCATCTCCATCTTTTCTGGAAGCTCGCTCACTCGCTTCGGATCGCGACGCGCTGCTTCCCCCAGAGCCTGAGACGTCCACCCCAGCTGCCTCCAGCATCGCTGCTACTCTGTTCGCCAGCGCCTCCAGTTCTGCGGCCTGTCTAAGTTGCGCAGGCGAGCGTATCTCATACTTGTGTCTAGCTTCAATAGCCATGCGCGTTATCTGTGACCGTGTAACGGCAGCACATCTCTTCAAGACGCGACGCCCAACAGCCATTTTGACGTACACATCCTTACAACCCCATTCCTCTTGAAGCGTCTTCGCATCCCTCCTCAGCTTCTCAATCGCAAGCTGCCCAAACGTCACCTCTCCACGGCCCTCCAATGAAACCGTACGGGCAAGGCCTAGTCCTCCTGGCGCAGAGCTTTTGACTCCGGAGTCCTTCACCGGTTTGCGTCTGGCTACAGGTTGACTTGATTGCGTGCCTGGTAAAaaccagagaaaaacgtgTCAACGAAGTCAATGCGGGGTTCACGTGTGCGATGCAACCAACAAGTGTCCAGTGCTATGCGGTTATCAGCTGTCCGCGGAGAGGTCTGCTATCTTTGGGCTGGTGTACTTCACTTGCGATGCGGTGCCTTTATGCTCGAATGGGGGATCCGCATCGCGGACTCAGCTGCCGCTTGAGCCGTGATAACGCCATCAAGTGGTGTGAAAAACGCCTACGCCAAGTCCGACAATACTCAGTGCCATGACTCATTCAACTGCCTGTTTGGAATAAGACATTCACAGCTCACTGGGATCAGCCGCTCCAGGTGTGGCTCCGCGTCCGCCTGgaggagctgctgctgccgacGCCGCAGGCTCTTCTTGAGTTCCAGAGGTGTCAATTGCCGAACGCGCGCTGAGCGCAAGCAATGCTTGTGCCGCCTCTAGTTCTGCCTCACTAACGGGGAGCGGTTGACCGGTGAGGTCCTTCTTGGCCGAATCATCATGTCCTGGAGCACGAGCAGCAAATGCCCTGATACACAGTTCGCCATGAAAGAGGAGTGTTGAGGAAGGTGCCCACAGGTTGCGGAAGATATCCAGAGCTACGCGGATCCGGCAGAGGTTGGAGTGGTTCCAAATGTTTTCCTCCACCGAGCAGCTGATTGCTGCGACGGCTATGCTTACAAGCGCATGCCATGTCACCATTTGGTGATTTCAAAGCACCTGCCGAACCCTGTGAGACCTGAACTGAATGTCCGGCAAGGCGGCGACGCAGGCGCATGATACCGGTGTTTAGGCGGTGTGGGGGAGACGGACTAACAAAAGCACGGCTATCTGGCGAAATGACAGAGAAATGGGGAAGACTTTCTGCATTCGAACGTGTATTTGCCGCCCCGCGAGCCTCGTAATGACATGCCACCTGGTGGGCAGCTACCCGATATGGGTCATGTGAGCCGCTGGTGCCGCCAACGTTGGCGATGTCTGGATGGCAACGATGCTGAGGACATAAGGTATGGCAAGGCTTCTTGAAGCGCCTttgtcgcatgcagatgaGAGCAACCGGGTGGCGACTCCGAAAAATATTCGAGCGCGAGATGCTGTTGAACAGCCAGCCGGTGGTGCGGCTGACCAGTGGGTAGGACGGGTGACCAGCCGGTGGCAGGAAGCTGACACCGAGGTGACGCTGTCTCCGATAGGGCGGCTTATTTCTACAGGCGACAGTGGAAATACAGTGAACGGGAGATGTTTGGGTTCGACTTACCCGTTTATAAGTGCTCCgacaaggaaaggaaagcaagTATTTTCGGTGGTGGTGACACTCATGGACACCCGATTTCGGATGGGCACTCATCCCGTGGCGCTTTAATAGGCACGTACGtacgcagaggagacacatcAGTTGGCTGCCGACGATATTGACTTCAGGCGATGTTCCGACGGGAAGAGCTTAAGATGGCAGGTAATGCCCTGTCGCATCGTCGAAGCGTGAGGACGCAGGAGGGTTCTATCAGTCGAGATCCAACGTGTTTGATTACTACTCCTTGACGGCGACAGGTAGCAAAGACAGGAATTTTATGGCCGCTGCCGTGAGGGCATCCTCAATTACAAGCCGGTACCCTACAAGCCAGTTGTCGCATCTGTAACATAGAAAGAGGGTGGAGATGTGGGTCTGTGTCGACGAGGAAGTGGTTGTGAGGAACGCATTTCCCAGACAGGATTAGTGGGAACAGGCGTCGTGATAGCCGGAAGTACTCGCCCGACTCCTGAGCGAGGAAGTTGCACACATTGGTTGCAGAGCAGAGTCTccgagacgcatgcagacgtgCAGTCACAGCGCAGGTGTTCATCCTTTGTGCGCGTGCTGCGGCACGAATGGCCCATCGCTCGAGCTGTTTTGGGGTATCCAATACGGCACCTCATCGGCAACACACACAGGTGCCTGCTTACCGGCAGCAATGACTCTGTTGTTGACCGCGCATATTCCGTTGTACATACTGGCATCCCGAACATCTGTATCATATCGGGGTGGGGTGAAGCACATGGGTACGTAGCTTGCGAGATATGGATGTCTCGTACGTGTGTGCTGCCTCTGTTGACTGCACCGCTCTATCAGCCTCACTTCACTCCCTCCCGGCATGAACAGTGAGCCGCTGGCAACTGGGCGCGTGATGTGTTGACATTCGCACGATTGTCGAGATGGCCTGGTGCTCCTCAGCGTCACTGCTGGAGATGCTCCCCGAACAAGGTGCCACATTGGACCAGCGTGGCTGAAGCCCGTCGACTTACCAAGTCCACACCAACCACTCCAGCGCTTTAGCGACAAGGGTGGTCGCTGAGGGGGAAATACAGGCGCATCAGCCCACAGGACGAGGTGCGACGAGCATTGCACAAGGCACCGCGTTTGGCGGACTCGGTGCCGATTTCACGCAGATGCCTCTTTTTGAAATTTGTTCGCTGTAGACAAGCAGCCAGCTGCTCTGATAAGCATTTATGAATACCGGGTCAGTCAAGTGGCGTCAGCCGTGGTCCGTGCGTTACCATACATACAGTGTCGTGCATGTTTGTGATCGGTTTGGGGCGTCGGTGCGATCGGCGAGACGGTCGGAATTCCACACTCTTTTTCAGTGCTGCTCTGCCGGGACCTACGTGCTTGCATCCCATGCACATGGATGAGTAGCGAAATGAGATTGACTAGATTCTCGTCCTACAGTGCATAGTCCACAAGTGGCTGTCCCCGCTGGGACCGTGGACGTCCGGTCTTGCCTCGAATCACTGGTCTAGTTCATACTCAGAACTCACTCCAACTCTCACGTAGGTGGACAGCGACAGAACCTCCCTTCCACTACGGCTGTGTGGCCCACAGGAATAAACGCCAGTTGCTTTCGAAACCTGGATTCTATTAGCATCTGGTCCCTGGTCGTCCGTTGCTAGAGCTTGTAACCCGCAGATACGTGCACATGTGTGGTGCCTTGAAACAGAGGTCCATGATCTCCCCAAAAAAGCCAACTCAAAACGGTGCTCTTGCGTCAAATTTGCTTCCCGAAAACTACTACTCAGACGCTAGTCtgatcagtaccatcgtactgggagtaatcatctctgagacaggattctttataagctttttctggggtAGTCAGTTCTCTTGATGTAACAGGTGTGACACTACATTCCCGCTTGTTACTAGTGTGGGGTTGTGAAGCATCGTCGCCGGTCGAGTCTGCGCGCGTCCAGGTAGTTTTGTGGACTGGTTTTCCGTTAACGCTGGACCGAGGCGGGAAGTTCCACGAATGAGGTGTGCATCCTGAGTCGTCGATACACACATCTCTTCTGTCAAGCCGGAAACCGGATCAGACGAAACCGTATTTTCGCTTACATCTCACTACCCATGTCGCTAAGGGTGGTCCTGCtgagaaaagtggaagggGTATCATCGATGAGAGCGAGGGTGCGTATGGAGACCCCCAACAGAGGCTGATGCCTGACCTGGGTCCGACGGCGTCGTGGAAGGTAGCGATTCATGACGGAGTGAAGTCTCAGTGCTCGATGTCGCAAGAGATCGGATGGCGACGAGACCGAGCTCCTAAACGCTCCGAGGCGGGCTGGTGGGCGACGTGTGCAGCGCAGATGGAGCTTCGCGGATGGGCCGCTTCTTGAgcggcagcgacagagatCGAGTCAGCTCAGATATAGGAGCAGACGTTGCGGGGTGTGCCAGGGGAGGAGGGGCGGTCAGTTGAGAAACCTCCAGCGGTGTACCCGGACCCTGAGACAGCGCTGAGAAATGAGGTGGTCCCGGGCCCTCCGTTGACGTCGACGACTGGGGCCCAagcggagagacaagagtCGGGGGCGATGGCAGGGATGCAGCGGATTGAGCTGATAAATAAGGAAGGAGCCGTGCTTTTTTGGAGGGGGGTGCCTCGATCCCACCAGAGGTACCTTTCGTTTCGGAGGGGGCTGGGCTGCGGTGGAGAGTGCTGGAGCGAACTGGTTCTGGACGTGCCGGTACCTGTGCGCCTGAAGCCTGTGGCGCGCGTTTAACTGCTGTTGGCGAAGACGCTCCCCTTTGCCGTGATTGGCGAGTGCGTTTCCTCTGGGCCTGTAGACTTGCGGAAGGCTTATGGCATCGGGTAGACGCGACTCCACGGGCCTCTTGCAGCGGCAACTGCGCCAGAGGAGTTAGCGAAAGCGACCTAGACGACAGCGTAGCTTCTACGCCGCTTGAGGAGCTTTCACCATGGTGATCGACAGTGGTCTGGGGTACGTGTTTTTTCGTTACCCTTTGTTTTTGGACGACGTCGGCCGGCTGGACTGCGCCGCTAACAGAACCACAACACTGATGGCTCACCACGAAACGAAGTCGACACAGTTCAGCCAAAACACCTATTTTGGGACATCGTGCTCGAAACAACTTACTCAGGTGCCGTTCCCTCTACGCTAAGCGGACTGAAGCACAGGCACTAACAGTTGATTCGATGTGGAcagaaggcggcggcgctgCAGCTCGGGTTACGTTTCGTCGCTCCGTAATGATCACGACTCTAGTGCTGGCCGCTCGACTCCAAGACGACTCGAACCGCATTCCGTACCGCCCTGGTACTGGACAAGGTGTGTGTTGGGCAGAGTCATACATAATGGTAGGTTGAAACGTGTTCCTGGCGTTGGTGGAGACTCACCACCTGATTCGGAATCATGTGGTGTTTCCACTTCACGTGCCTTGGGTTGGTGAACTGCAGCTGTGGATCAATAGAATTCCCGAGCGCTCTATGCTGACTGTTGCCGTTCTGAGGGGACTGGCGACGGATCGCTCCCACGGGCCATGCGATTACCATGCCTCTGGGCAACAAGATGATCTGCGCTATGGTACCACCTCGCCGGCAACTCTGGTGTTCCTATTGGGATATCCGTAACTTGTATTTTACCCCTAGAACATAATCGTTTTGCAGTAATCGAACGGTCGTACGATAATGAAACCAAACACGTGTAGCTGTCTTGTAAGCACTGCAGTTGGTTGGTGGTGTCCAGCAGTCATGAAGAATTCGGTTGTCTCTATCTCGTAAACTGGAGTCGTATTTTTCTTCGTGGTTGACGATGACAAGGTATGCGAACGCCTCGTGAACCTCTCCAGGCGCTGACGTCTGTGGCGATCTGACGTTTGCAACACACA includes:
- a CDS encoding KRUF family protein (encoded by transcript TGME49_295935~This gene belongs to the Lysine-Arginine rich Unidentified Function (KRUF) family of Toxoplasma-expanded genes.), whose amino-acid sequence is MVTWHALVSIAVAAISCSVEENIWNHSNLCRIRVALDIFRNLWAPSSTLLFHGELCIRAFAARAPGHDDSAKKDLTGQPLPVSEAELEAAQALLALSARSAIDTSGTQEEPAASAAAAPPGGRGATPGAADPSTQSSQPVARRKPVKDSGVKSSAPGGLGLARTVSLEGRGEVTFGQLAIEKLRRDAKTLQEEWGCKDVYVKMAVGRRVLKRCAAVTRSQITRMAIEARHKYEIRSPAQLRQAAELEALANRVAAMLEAAGVDVSGSGGSSASRSEASERASRKDGDGLTPAAASDTSTHGSSNGTYLQVGLSKLKKEAAELREKLSDKTSFIVQQAAVRLAQSTNVDPTDRRIDQWLTQARARYYNSSPLWQQKAEKLEALAAEWERQIATGAVTPLRPVEGTPSRKKAIKQAAGPDPTAGRPVARGRGRRKREPRDEGAASAVPPELLESSVPQVEAQMSSLRGTFFGSNIDVPGHEATTYVQLAIDKMRQEADAWEKKYRSAAAFVQDNLACRMLQENNRNPPPDTTRRWMTLAARRFSYRGCVSLQEAADLRRAADNLEKEAAAAGVLIRTSQEPTAPPSESAGPSQAAQAEGMAGGPRIRIPGEGDATFAHIAIASLRRRAEKIRALWGCGKKMYVAIQVAHRVVRTGQPSPSESTLRVWKTEAGNRYERRSSEKRKLAEQLEAQALALEQELHSLLSSARAHEASPPPVSEETAEQSSPGVSGKRKEKRKHLAPSSSEQPGEGSSSGGGLRVPRSLWLTPVAAFRLDAPSSGDGGEVASSRRLEPSTTQKAQKKRDCRSQQVTASSSTTVKRAPQASGEQVPARREPVRSSTLHRSPAPSETKGTSGGIEAPPSKKARLLPYLSAQSAASLPSPPTLVSPLGPQSPTAAEGRGPPQDPTLSQGSASPQEVSRLTAPPPLAHPATSAAMRELTRYLSLPLKKRPIREAPSALHTSPTSPPRSEQGLGLVSIRPLATSGTEAPLRHESLPYTTPSEPGSTSATASGGGRLLQPRPPERR